A region from the Methanomassiliicoccales archaeon genome encodes:
- a CDS encoding histone deacetylase, protein MTIVFHERYLDHFQYSGHPECPDRLVFAVRKMLDTSVWKDVIRPEPASDTDLLLVHTKDHIERIKTAKEGFLDPDTYIRKETYEIALLAAGGAIAAARIAYDSCRPALALVRPPGHHAGKDFCGGFCYFNNIAIAARKLSLDRIAIVDIDVHHGNGTEDIFFDDDKVLFISTHQYGIYPGTGAAEDVGTGTGEGYTINIPLRSGVGDETYLFAFDRIIKPVIEQYDPECLLVSIGIDAHYADPIASLRLSTIGYLELCRKLIDISPDRKIAFILEGGYDLEATAEVLAGLGGLICNKEIPMNREQPKNVETINRESVERVINIQRKYWDL, encoded by the coding sequence ATGACGATCGTCTTTCACGAAAGATATCTTGATCATTTTCAATATAGTGGCCATCCTGAATGTCCAGACAGACTTGTTTTTGCAGTAAGGAAGATGTTGGATACAAGCGTGTGGAAGGATGTCATCAGACCCGAACCAGCCTCCGACACAGACCTTCTGCTTGTCCATACGAAAGACCATATCGAAAGAATTAAAACGGCGAAAGAAGGATTTCTCGATCCAGATACTTATATCCGTAAGGAAACATATGAGATTGCCCTGCTTGCTGCAGGAGGTGCGATTGCCGCTGCAAGGATTGCCTACGATTCCTGTCGACCAGCTCTTGCCTTGGTAAGGCCGCCTGGACATCATGCGGGGAAGGACTTCTGTGGGGGATTCTGTTACTTCAATAATATAGCGATCGCGGCCAGAAAACTCTCCCTCGATAGAATCGCGATCGTTGACATCGATGTGCACCACGGAAATGGTACCGAAGATATTTTCTTTGACGATGACAAGGTACTTTTCATCTCAACTCACCAGTATGGGATTTATCCTGGCACTGGTGCCGCTGAAGATGTCGGCACAGGGACAGGTGAAGGGTATACAATCAACATTCCATTGAGAAGTGGCGTCGGAGACGAAACCTATCTTTTCGCGTTTGATAGGATTATCAAGCCCGTAATCGAACAGTACGATCCTGAATGCCTGCTCGTCAGTATCGGAATTGATGCCCATTATGCCGACCCAATTGCTTCGCTGAGGCTATCAACGATTGGTTACCTCGAACTTTGTCGCAAATTGATCGATATATCTCCTGATCGTAAGATTGCATTCATTCTCGAGGGAGGTTATGATCTTGAGGCAACAGCGGAGGTACTCGCAGGCCTCGGTGGTTTAATTTGTAATAAAGAGATTCCTATGAATAGAGAACAGCCCAAGAATGTCGAGACGATCAACAGAGAA